One segment of Brassica napus cultivar Da-Ae chromosome C3, Da-Ae, whole genome shotgun sequence DNA contains the following:
- the BNAC03G65600D gene encoding basic leucine zipper 19: MEDGELEFSNQEVFSTSDMNGLPLTNCSMDTFFDELLMDSNAACTHTHTCNPTGPENAHTHTCFHVHTKILPEDSDEKVSTDDTAESCGKKGDNKRPLGNREAVRKYREKKKAKAASLEDEVARLTAVNHQLVKRLQSQGALEAEVSRLKCLLVDLRGRIDGEIGSFPYQKPNVPSFSHMLMNPCNVECGDEVYCLQDGFGGSSQGGVSINDGCGFDQLQQCVANQNLVGNGNGSFNSSANASASNKRKGGHKAA, encoded by the exons ATGGAAGACGGCGAGCTCGAGTTCTCGAACCAGGAAGTATTTTCAACTTCCGACATGAATGGGTTACCTCTTACAAACTGTTCCATGGATACTTTCTTCGACGAGCTTCTCATGGATTCCAACGCAGCTTGCACCCACACACACACCTGTAACCCCACGGGTCCTGAGAACGCCCACACTCACACCTGCTTCCACGTCCACACCAAGATCCTCCCAGAGGACAGCGACGAGAAGGTCTCCACCGACGATACAGCCGAGTCCTGCGGGAAGAAGGGAGATAATAAGAGGCCTTTGGGGAACAGAGAAGCCGTTAGAAAGtatagagagaagaagaaggctaaGGCCGCTTCCTTGGAGGACGAGGTTGCTAGGCTAACGGCTGTGAATCACCAGCTTGTGAAGAGGCTGCAGAGTCAGGGGGCCTTGGAAGCTGAGGTCTCGAGGCTCAAGTGCTTGCTTGTGGATTTGAGAGGGAGGATTGATGGGGAGATTGGGTCTTTTCCTTACCAGAAACCTAatgttccttctttctcacaCATGTTGATGAATCCTTGTAACGTGGAGTGTGGTGATGAGGTTTATTGCCTTCAGGATGGGTTTGGAGGGAGTAGCCAAGGAGGTGTGTCGATCAATGATGGTTGTGGTTTTGATCAGTTACAACAGTGCGTGGCTAATCAGAACTTAGTTGGCAATGGAAACGGATCATTTAACAGCAGTGCCAATGCATCTGCCTCCAATAAGAGAAAAG GTGGGCATAAAGCAGCTTGA